The genomic window tTATCAAAGGGGAATCATCCATTTGGTGCAAGATATATCCGAGAGggaaatattattaaaggaCGCTATGATCTTCATGGTTTGAAAAGCACGTTGAGAGATCGTGCCCTAAGAGTAGAAGCGGCCGATCTAATAGAacaaatgatttcaaatgatCCAAAACGTAGACCATCAGCGTTTGCTGTCTTACAACATCCAGTGTTCTGGTTGAGTGCTaagaaattagaatttttattgaaagTAAGCGATCGATTCGAAATAGAAAGAAGAGACCCACCTAGTCCATTGCTACTCAAACTGGAGTCACATGCCCGAGTAGTTTTTCCTCATGGTGACTGGAGTCACAACTTCGACAAAGCATTCATGGATAACTTAGGTAAATACAGGAAATACTCTGCATCTAAGTTGATGGATTTATTAAGAGCgttaagaaataaatatcatcatttcaTGGATCTACCTCAAGATTTAGCGCAAATTATGGGTCCAATTCCGAATGGGTTTTACAAATACTTCAGTAGGAGATTCCCAAAACTACTGATGGAAGTATATCATCTAactaaagatgaattatcaGATGATCTTATGTTACATGAATTCTTCGAGTAAAgacaaaggaaaaaacaCATTTACTCCCTAATTTTCAACACACTTTTCATACTGCGATACCCATACACATGCATTTACTTACACAATATAcatgaatttattatctatatttttaaaatatattaaaagtcttctttgtttttttacATAATTCTTTCTATAAGCATTATAGTCTATTAAATAAGATTTGCAAAAAGCCCTCGTACCTAACGTTACTGGAAATTGATACTACTCTTAAATCCGGATCGTCTCATTTGACAGATTTCAAAGTCTTCTCAACGAATATTATAAAGCAGGCTGTAAGCACACATGATGTGGCAAAGATCTCATCAAACCAGTCATCTATTGCTACGTTAGGAACTGTGAACTTCTCACCTAGCAATTCACGTAATTTGGTGGAGACATCGAATGGTAAATTAGATCGTACCATTAACGTTGTGGCAATAACATAGATACCGGTCAATTCCGATACAATGAGATTCTTAATGATCGATGGAGCCTTATGCActaattttgatttataaGTAGGAAGTTCATTTACAGTCTCATTATCCTGCATTGCAAACATTGCTAGAACTTGTAATCTTATTGGTAAAAGCTCTAACAGATATGAAATTGTCATATTAACAGTCGACAGAGAAcatataaataaagatgTCGAAAGAAGTAACGATATCTGCCTTGTTAACGAGTCTAAGTCATGTTGATAATTGAAGCGAAAAAGGAATATATCCAGAATATTGGCAAAGGTTACAGCCAACGGATCGGAACTACCTTTTTGATCATAGTAGTCTGCACTCATGGGATCTAATGGATTTGTTATCCTTCTGGTTATCATATATGGTATCCTCAGCAGGAATGTGTTCAAAATTTTGTAGACACAGTAGATTATGAAACCTACCTCGAAGATTTGCCTTAAAAGACGAATGTTTCTCGGTTTACGCAATAATGCTTCCAAGCTCCCAACTTCCAGTTGATAATATCCAACTAATTCCATTAGTTGTGTTCTTTCAAAGTTAGTTGTTGGTATAGCGGTTTGATTTTTCAGAAGTTCAATACGACcgatattttcattaatgctataaagataaattttcaatttttccttgATATCTTCATCTGTAGCCCAGATTACAAATCTTTGATTTATTCTATCATCTACTGATGGGACCAAGGtgcttttatttttatttcgAATCACATATTTCCTCCATACATATAAAAATGTGTAGTACGTTGTTGTCACAGTCGCAATCCCTGAAAGAATGGCCATTAAAGTTACACCTGCAATAGATAGTTTTGTCAAAATATTCCTTGTATAGTGGAATGGTCCCACATCAATAAACACCAGtattaatatcaaaaatagCATAATCGACgttgtaataataaccaatctatcaatatcaaatcTATCGTTAAAAAACTTGTTTagtaaagataataatattagaaaTGGTTGACATAATATTAACACCAATGCCAAGGATGCTGACACCATCGGCCATAAAAAATTCGTAACAAAGTCAGCTGAGCTGTTCTCAATAGTAGCGGCCTTTATTTGCCATAGAACTATTTCAACAGTAAGGACATAACATACAATTgctaatgaaaaaataactctaatatattttactaTTTTATTTGAGGAAAAGCAATATTCAGTGTAAAACTTTTCAAGAAACGTGTTACTATCAGCGGCACCATTATGCACCAGAGTCTTGTTCGAAGTCCGATACATATTTGCAAACAAATCATCTTTTTAGTTGGTGGAGAAATGCTATTAAAGAGAAACCCCAATTTGAACCATAATATTCGATAAGACCAACGATATACCACAAATGCTgttaatgatattgttatGAGACTCAAAATTTCGtacattttcttcaaatccAGTGTAGGGTTATGTTCCCTCAATTAGCATGCCTCCAAGTTGGACAATGGATTAAGACCTGAGTAGTACAAGTCTCAGGCTGTATAATAAGCAATTAAACTATTGCTATTCTGATCAAACAGTCCGTCATTTGATCAACTCGTATTTTGCAATACTGAGGCTCTATTTTACTTCTTGATTACTTCATTattgtttacttttcatAGTTTTTACATCTGAAATATTACCCTGATATCAGGTCTGTTTAGGTTgttttaaatttcaaatggaTAAGCCCTAACATACTTATAGTCAATTCGTGCAGCCCTAAAAGTAACATTTTAGCACATTTCAATAATCAAAGTGATGGATATTTGTATAAACTTTCTAGACTTCGATAATTGCCAAGTAGAAGTTGGGAGAGAAAAGGAAAGGCAGCTATCAAGTACAGTTCTTGAGCACAAAAGCTGATATTCATTGTTTTAAGAAACAGCTTACCCTTCTGTCCAAAATTATTCTCAAAACTATGGACGTATGTGATTGATATCATCGGTTCATTTTGCACAAAGCAACAAAATTCCCCATTTATTATGAAGAGCACCTAATACTAACCCTCATTTCATTAATCTTATCACATCATTGTTTTGTGAGctcttttatttattatttctatttaaGAGTTCCGAGCCTATACTTGTGATTCGTTGCGTTCccttcaaataaatatagaatttgagaagaaaagaactACATGAATTGAATACTAGAGCATGGGCTGGTGAGGAAGTCTATCAATTGAAAAGCCAGAAATTGGACTCCAgtataaaaagaaataccGGGTTTATTAAAAAACTGAAGAAAGGGTTTGTCAAAGAATCTACTCCAtctttattgaaagaaCTATCAGAACTTTCGCTTGAAAAATATCTATCAGAAGTTATTGCTACAGTAAACGAAGTTTTATATTCCATTTCcaataaaaatgatgacATCATTTCTGCTGTAGAAATAATAAGTGCGCTACATCAAAGATTCAATCAAAGATTTACTTGTGAGttatttcaattgtttttgaataattttgaaaaccCAACGATTGAAAAAAGCActgaaaaagaagaattactGAGGATTACTAGGCTTAAGGCAAAAACTAACATATTAACAGAACTATATCTTGTTGGTGTCTTTACGTCATTAGAGAACACTAACTCGAAAGATGCCTTGCCTGCCTATTTACAAAGGAAAGTCCGTAGAAAAGAGCCTATTATATTTAGTGttttaaaggaaaatttgaaCTATAGATTCAAGCTGGGATATACCACTATACTAGCAACATCATTTATTAAACGATATCCTATGTTgatagaaaatgaagatacGCCGTTGGACGATATTATCTACGATACAACATTAAAGGCTTCCCTTCAGACCTTATTTAAAGTCTTTTCAGAAGCAGTTTTcacaagaacaaaagatttaaataaacaaatcaataaattaacCAAAGCACATCAAAAATGTCAAATACGAACAGGTAAATCTACGGATGAATATAGTGAAGAACGTGATGGTTTAGTTCCGATTTTTGACAGATTTAAAATTGCATCTGATACTTTTGCTGAGTTCTTCAAAATTGAACCTCTAAACTTGGAGAATGTTAATGACGTAAATGAATCTTTAGATGAAGCTAACACGGCACCTATTGTGGCCAACGCTGGTTCATCGATTGCCGAAAAACTATGGGAAAACGAAGAAGTTCGAAAGTTTTATGAAGTGTTACCAAGTATCGATGAAATTGTAGAACAgtcaaagaaagaaaataaaatcgGAACTGCAGACCAAATTAACTCCTTTTTCCATAGCTTGGATAAAATTGAcacaaaagaagaaattgatcaaATATCTATAGACTATTGGACGAGTGGGATTGATAACAAAGCGACAAGAAATagattattaaaatttttcattgaaactCAAGATTGGAGTAAGATTAAAGTATACGCTCGTTTCTTGGCAACTacaaataaatatctaCCTGAAGTAACAGaagaatttatcaaatatttggataatGGTTTTCGGAGTCAGTTACATTCAAATAGAATTAACgttaaaaatatcattttctatagcgaaatgatgaaattcaTGTTAATCCCATCATTTATGATATTCCATAAAATTCGATCTTTAATCTTAAATATGCTTATTCCCAATAATATCGAAATTTTAACAGTGTTTTTGGAACATTCTGGTAAGTTCTTAATTAACAAGCCTGAACTGAAACCACAAATGGAAAAGATGGTACAATTAATccaagagaagaaaagggATAGacaattgaatttaaacaCCAAGAGTgctttggaaaatattatgGCATTACTTTATCCACCatcaatgaaatcattaaatgtTGACAAAAAGGAGTATACACCGGAGCAGCAATTCTTCCGTATCCTAATTAGAAGTGAATTATCAAACATTGATCCAAGGTATGCAATTAAGATACTTCGAAAGGCGCACTGGGAAAATCCAGAAACAACTAGgactttattttctttatttacCAAACCAGGGaagataaattatcaaaatttgcCGACAATGGccaaattattgaatggGTTATTTACCTACCATAGagaatttattataaaatGTATTGATCAGATCTTAGAGAATATCGAAGGTGGATTAGAGACGAATCTTTATGCTGAAAATAGACATAGAGTAGCAAATGTGAAATATCTAACggaaatttttaatatgGAAATGATTAAATCTGATGTTTTATTAGCCaaattatatcaaattttacaatttgGGCATCAAAATGGTCAACCCAATCCTTTCTCCTTGAATGAGTTGGACCCTCCAGATAATTATTTTAGAATCCAATTAACAACTACTGCACTGCTAAGTCTGAAAAGGTTCCCAAGTACTTTGCttaagaaattgaagatatttctaccattttttgattattaCATTTTCACGAAAAATCAACCACTACCTAAGGAAGTCGAATTTAGAATCATTGAATCCCTTGATAATTTGGATACCTTAGGTAAGATCAAGTTCAACAGATCAGGGTCTCTATATGAAAGTGCTCAAAAGTTAGGAACTCTCGTGAGAAAAGTAACACCAGGAACTAAAAATAACAAGAAAGAGACATCGGTGAGGGGTGATTCTATGGTCCAAGTTTTTAAGAATGCCAGATTGCAAAATATGTCCGAGGATAAGGATACTGGAGAAAGTGCAGGTGATtctgaagaagaggaagaagaaaatgatgaaggtATTGAATTTCCTGATGATTCTGACGACGAAGCTACTTTGAACATTAACGATGATGAGGATACAGAGAGGGTAAGAGATCTTCACGGTGGTTCAGAAGGAGAAGAGAGCGGGGAGAATGATTCAAGCTCAGAATCTAATGACACAGACGACGACAACGACGACAGTGATGACGGAAgcaatgaagatgaaagtgataaagaagaagattttaGAGATATCGATGCAGATAGAAATGCAGAATTGAAGAGAATGTATGGAgaatataagaaaaaattgaaagcaGAAGAGGAAAGAAAagttgaagatgaattggaGAAACAATTTAAACAAATTTTACAAGAATCAATGGAAACGCGGAAAACTGAAAAGAGTTCAGGAGGGAAAATTCCAATGATCGGAAATATTCCTAATAAACAAGATATCATACCAATTGCTACGAAGGATAATGACATTGCAAGACAACCAGCATATGTTTCTGAGAAACCGAATAAAGTAAAGTTTACATTCTTGGCAAGATCAGGTAAAAAGACCCAATCAAGACAATTGGAGCTGCCAACCAATATTAAGTTTGTTTCTGATGTCCTCGAGGAAGAGGAAAGATTAAAGtcagaaagagaaaaaattaggAAAATTGTTTTACAACGTTCGTTTGATTAAAACAGGAAATTAAATAGGTTGTCCTTTAAAAGTGTTTCCTTCGATCTAGTGGAGATATTTGTCTCTTGGATTCTAAAGTTGGAGTAAGGTTAGGTATATCTGATGCTGTTGCTATTATAATAAAGTCGTAGAAGGTACAGTCTAGTTCCTCCTCCATTAATACTGTCATGGTCATTGTCGAATATACTATGCTTATTACTAGTGTTttaagaatataataatatgttaTTAATATCGCTCCACATAtttacatacatatataaaaagattatataatacaCGATATGTACGTAAAGTTACCAGTCTTACTTGTTTGTTGGACGTTCATTCCACTTTGACTAGAACTACTGTAATATCATCTTCCTTCCCACCTTTATATAGCCTTCCAGTTAATCTTGAATATTCTTGAGAGAATACACTTGGATAATCTGGATCTTTACTTAAGTTGACAActtttgaaacaaaatctTTCGTCATTGCATTTAGTTCTTTACTAGTTGATAGTTTCTCTGAGTTATCCTTTAAGAATAAACTTATATCATCTGTGGAGATATTATCCGTAACACCATCAGTAGctaaaataacaatatcattCTGGGACAATTGGAAAGAATACTCATCTACATCAGCCGGTGTATTTCTAATGTACGATGTACCCTTCAAACGAGCTTCTTCAAGCAAATGTTTGGgaataattgataattggTATGGTGCATTGAATCCAACAGTTTGGAACTTTGTTTGAAAGACTAATTTATAATTTCTAAACACACCACACCATGAATCACCTAAATTTGCTACATTTAAAGTaccatttttttggaaatggGCCACGATAGAAGTTGTTCCACCGACTTCAACAATCTtatcattttgaattttttcaaacGCAACATCCATAAGATCCTTAGGAGAAATCACATCCGAGTATTTTTGATTCTTAGATGATACTAAAGTCGCAGTGGCTAATTGGTCCATTGCTCTACAAAGCTCTCTTGAGATAGCGCTTGAATCATAGTTTCTTTCTGCCCAACCGCCTACACCATCTGCTACACCGGCGTAAACGTCGTTAGAATCAATGGAAgcgatgaagaaattatctTCTCCCGTAGGAGACATTAAAGAatcttttaaattcttatatatttgatcaTCTCTATCCTTTGGTTGATATGCAACGAACGTTTTATAATTGAGTGGAGATGATGAGACTTCTGATCCATTTGCATTTGTCGAATTTGAGTAGTTATTATGCGAGTAATAGGACGACGAAGATgtagaaaagaaagatttCCTTCTAGCTAATTGTGGGAATAATGGCTTCCATGTAGAAGTTGAATGGAATGGAGATTCTGGGAATTGTATTAGTAACCAATGAGCAAGTAACGATAAAAGAAGCAATGCTATGGCAAACCGCGTGAACATACTGGAAGAAAATACCGAGGCACCTCTTAGGGATCTTAGACCAGAGGAAACAAACATTGATACTGGTCagctttatttttaatccGTTTCgttatctttcaattccCATTTgagattattattcatcatcatcatcctcattCATTCAAGTTTCTTCACTGCTTCTTGTTTGTTTCATATTGAACAAACTTCAAAACGATAGAAATCCGCTTCGTGTGAAACAAACGAGAAACATAAAAAGTTCCCAACATGAAATTCatgatgaaacaaaatGACAATTGTAAAAAGAAGACGAAACTAGGATAAATCATATCATGATCGGTAGTTTATGATAGCCTCAGCTTCATGGGATTTATCTAGTAAATGTCGAAACAAAATTGAGACAGTTTTTGAGACTGTTCAATTTTAGCACTGGTTTAGGATCATAATGATTTGAGCTTATATATAAGCCAGAACATGCTACGTCCCGTGCATTGCCCATCCCATCGGATGTAGTATTGAGATGGTTTcttttgtaataaattcttAGTACTTTCAAGATTCTTGGTCTCCAACAACCTCAATTTCAACCTAAGACATTGAACCCAATATTTCTATACAGCCAGTAGATCACGTCAAAACTATGTCTCATCTGCCAATTTATACACACCGTGCTCCTGCCTCAACTTCTACATCAACCAAGATTAAACGATTAAGTGCTACCGATATATCCATACGAGAAGAAGCTGAGCCGTGTGAATTACATGATCGATTATTTTGTGCAATATGTCAAGCTGctaatgaagaaaagatgaATCAAGTATTGAAAAGATCAATTTCCTATAATGCTGTGAATAATGTGAAAAAGAGAACATCCATTACTAATCTTCATAGAACCTTATCTCAGACAAGTTGTTACAGTATAGGCTCTTTACAATCGAAGCAAGATCTAACTAGTGAGCCATTCAACGAATTTTTAGATTATCTTGTCAATGATAATTATGTCAGTAAGGCAAATTTAGTATGGGAAAATTTACCCAAGGAAACAAGAGATATTTTTGTTGCTAAGGCTATGGCCAAGAATAAACACAAAGATCAGGCTCGACAAATCCACCCAGATATCATTGAATTACTGCAAAGTCAAAAGCAGAATCCACACAGGAAGGTACATACATCGACTTGGAGGAATCGCAAGTCCGATTATATGCAGCTGTTTTCGGATCATCCAAAGGATATTCCCAATAGAAGGGCTCAAAACATAACTGAAATACTGAATCAATTCTGTGCATATGATTTAACTGATTCTGAGAgggaatatataatacacAAACTTAAAGCCCGACAGCAAAAACCTCCAGAAGAGGAGGAAGGGAAAAGATGTACCAACACAGTGGaagagaatatatttcttgcACATCACCAATTCAAAGACAAGACCAAAGACACTTCTGTTGCAGACCCATACCTAAAAGAGATTACTGAAAagataaatcaattgaatagTATCATGCAACGACTGGAAAAATTCTCTCCAGCAACAACTCCAATAACGGCGGATGCAGATCTTTCTCTAGGAAGTACACCGACTAGTCCTATGTTTTCATCTGGACCGTCAACGACCGCAACTACTTCCGACCATATACCGATACCATCCTCACTGACAAGCCCTCTTCAAGCTCAAGCATCTACAAAGGTGACGCAGAAATCTAAACTATTATCTCATCCAACCCGATCATTAGGTACTCGAACTGAAACTTCCAGCAAACACCATAATAACACTGAGAAGAAGGAGAACTTCTTCGATATGCTTGCTCTTAAGTCCAAGAGATTTATGGGTCGGTTTAAACACAAGAAACCGACAAAGCTTGATTTGTATAGAAAACCAAATCCTGATATTAGAGTATTCGTGAATCCATCGgcaaacaaaaaacaaaactcGTGATCATATGTTGATACACATATAACATTGCATATctatatactatataataaatgtaTTGTAAATGACGAGAATACGAAACATAATTCATACGCATTTTTATGGCATATATATTTCGATAGGAACTAAAAGATATACAGAGGTAACACCTCCTTGTTAGAATTAGATGACGAATATTTACGAtaatattacaaatatGCAAAACCCTGTAAGGAAATGGCCTTGTACATTGCGTAGAATCAGTTGAGTTGCTTTTATTGATTGTAAAAATGTAAATTAGTTTAGTCAATGTGACGCACTTTTATGTACTCTCGGGGTAGACCTTATGTAAGGTCAGGTTGAAGTCAAGAAACCTGCTGATGAAAAAAAGTATACAAATCTACAAAAAGATGTATTCACGAAGGCAGTCAAGGGGCTAGTGCTTGAGAGTCAATAtccaattcttcttttccattttcaGGATTgtaaatacaaaaaaatatatctatattaCAGATGAGTCAAGATTTACGCAGGAAGttaattttaaaacaaTTAGACAAACTAAATAACAACGAAGAAATACCCAATTCGAATTTAGATACTCTGGGACAATTACCTTCCTTCCCTAAAAAAAGTATTagtaaagaaaaacaacatACACGAAACTTAAAAAATGATGCCCTCCAATTACCTTCCTGGAAAGATTTCTTCACGAAGAATGAAGTGGTGACCCTTAAAGATCGgaatttccaatttaataCTTATTTCACTCTACCAACCTCCCATAAGAACAACTCCGTTACATACAGCGAGAATCTGACTACTTCATCCAGTACCGCAGACTGTACAATACCCATATATATCTTTCATCACGGTGCTGGATCTTCTGGATTATCATTTGCAAATCTAGCAAAAGAAGTCTATGAGCGCTCAAGCGGTAAATGTGGTTGTTTCTCATTCGATGCAAGAGGACATGGGAAAACAGTACCAATAGATCCTACTAAACCTATCTCTTATGGGAGGGAAATTTTTGTTCAAGATTTTAAATCCCTTATAACTTGGTTTTATCAAACCCAACTCATAGAAATCTTTAGttcaaaacaaaatgaaaagaaacatatatcattaatattggTGGGTCATTCATTAGGCGGAAGCATATGTACCTTTGTCCACCCATCTTTGGACAAGATGATAAGATCGCATGTTTTAGGAGTTGCCATGTTCGATATTGTGGAAGAAGCTGCCATTTTAGCATTAGAAAAGGTAGatcatttcttgaaaaatacaCCAAACGCTTTCAACTCTTATGAAGATGCTATTGGTTGGTATATGAAACATAAACTATCAAGGACCAAAACAAGTGCAGAAATTGCTGTCCCATCTTTATTTGCTCCAGTAGAGGGTGATACAAGCCAAGTTACTAGGATtacaaatttgaaagacTTTAGTCCTTATTGGAGTACATGGTTTACAGACTTATCGCACTCTTTTGTCACCTTACCAACTGCAaagttattaatattagcAGGAGATGATAGATTAgataaagaattgattATTGGTCAGATGCAAGGGAAATACCAACTTGTTGTATTTCAAGATTCAGGGCATTTCATTCAAGAGGATTCTCCGATGAAAACGGCTCTTACTTTACTGGAATTCTGGAAGAGAAATGACAATACTAACGTTATAATAAAGTCAAACTGGGGATCTAGCACAAACAAAAATCAATGAAGAACTTGAATCTCTAGTAgacatatatatagaggAATTGATCCATCTACA from Naumovozyma dairenensis CBS 421 chromosome 3, complete genome includes these protein-coding regions:
- the NDAI0C01930 gene encoding uncharacterized protein (ancestral locus Anc_5.358a) encodes the protein MSHLPIYTHRAPASTSTSTKIKRLSATDISIREEAEPCELHDRLFCAICQAANEEKMNQVLKRSISYNAVNNVKKRTSITNLHRTLSQTSCYSIGSLQSKQDLTSEPFNEFLDYLVNDNYVSKANLVWENLPKETRDIFVAKAMAKNKHKDQARQIHPDIIELLQSQKQNPHRKVHTSTWRNRKSDYMQLFSDHPKDIPNRRAQNITEILNQFCAYDLTDSEREYIIHKLKARQQKPPEEEEGKRCTNTVEENIFLAHHQFKDKTKDTSVADPYLKEITEKINQLNSIMQRLEKFSPATTPITADADLSLGSTPTSPMFSSGPSTTATTSDHIPIPSSLTSPLQAQASTKVTQKSKLLSHPTRSLGTRTETSSKHHNNTEKKENFFDMLALKSKRFMGRFKHKKPTKLDLYRKPNPDIRVFVNPSANKKQNS
- the NMD2 gene encoding Nmd2p (similar to Saccharomyces cerevisiae NMD2 (YHR077C); ancestral locus Anc_5.363); amino-acid sequence: MDNLRRKELHELNTRAWAGEEVYQLKSQKLDSSIKRNTGFIKKLKKGFVKESTPSLLKELSELSLEKYLSEVIATVNEVLYSISNKNDDIISAVEIISALHQRFNQRFTCELFQLFLNNFENPTIEKSTEKEELLRITRLKAKTNILTELYLVGVFTSLENTNSKDALPAYLQRKVRRKEPIIFSVLKENLNYRFKLGYTTILATSFIKRYPMLIENEDTPLDDIIYDTTLKASLQTLFKVFSEAVFTRTKDLNKQINKLTKAHQKCQIRTGKSTDEYSEERDGLVPIFDRFKIASDTFAEFFKIEPLNLENVNDVNESLDEANTAPIVANAGSSIAEKLWENEEVRKFYEVLPSIDEIVEQSKKENKIGTADQINSFFHSLDKIDTKEEIDQISIDYWTSGIDNKATRNRLLKFFIETQDWSKIKVYARFLATTNKYLPEVTEEFIKYLDNGFRSQLHSNRINVKNIIFYSEMMKFMLIPSFMIFHKIRSLILNMLIPNNIEILTVFLEHSGKFLINKPELKPQMEKMVQLIQEKKRDRQLNLNTKSALENIMALLYPPSMKSLNVDKKEYTPEQQFFRILIRSELSNIDPRYAIKILRKAHWENPETTRTLFSLFTKPGKINYQNLPTMAKLLNGLFTYHREFIIKCIDQILENIEGGLETNLYAENRHRVANVKYLTEIFNMEMIKSDVLLAKLYQILQFGHQNGQPNPFSLNELDPPDNYFRIQLTTTALLSLKRFPSTLLKKLKIFLPFFDYYIFTKNQPLPKEVEFRIIESLDNLDTLGKIKFNRSGSLYESAQKLGTLVRKVTPGTKNNKKETSVRGDSMVQVFKNARLQNMSEDKDTGESAGDSEEEEEENDEGIEFPDDSDDEATLNINDDEDTERVRDLHGGSEGEESGENDSSSESNDTDDDNDDSDDGSNEDESDKEEDFRDIDADRNAELKRMYGEYKKKLKAEEERKVEDELEKQFKQILQESMETRKTEKSSGGKIPMIGNIPNKQDIIPIATKDNDIARQPAYVSEKPNKVKFTFLARSGKKTQSRQLELPTNIKFVSDVLEEEERLKSEREKIRKIVLQRSFD
- the NDAI0C01900 gene encoding uncharacterized protein (similar to Saccharomyces cerevisiae YHR078W; ancestral locus Anc_5.365) translates to MYRTSNKTLVHNGAADSNTFLEKFYTEYCFSSNKIVKYIRVIFSLAIVCYVLTVEIVLWQIKAATIENSSADFVTNFLWPMVSASLALVLILCQPFLILLSLLNKFFNDRFDIDRLVIITTSIMLFLILILVFIDVGPFHYTRNILTKLSIAGVTLMAILSGIATVTTTYYTFLYVWRKYVIRNKNKSTLVPSVDDRINQRFVIWATDEDIKEKLKIYLYSINENIGRIELLKNQTAIPTTNFERTQLMELVGYYQLEVGSLEALLRKPRNIRLLRQIFEVGFIIYCVYKILNTFLLRIPYMITRRITNPLDPMSADYYDQKGSSDPLAVTFANILDIFLFRFNYQHDLDSLTRQISLLLSTSLFICSLSTVNMTISYLLELLPIRLQVLAMFAMQDNETVNELPTYKSKLVHKAPSIIKNLIVSELTGIYVIATTLMVRSNLPFDVSTKLRELLGEKFTVPNVAIDDWFDEIFATSCVLTACFIIFVEKTLKSVK
- the PTC7 gene encoding type 2C protein phosphatase PTC7 (similar to Saccharomyces cerevisiae PTC7 (YHR076W); ancestral locus Anc_5.362), whose protein sequence is MFVSSGLRSLRGASVFSSSMFTRFAIALLLLSLLAHWLLIQFPESPFHSTSTWKPLFPQLARRKSFFSTSSSSYYSHNNYSNSTNANGSEVSSSPLNYKTFVAYQPKDRDDQIYKNLKDSLMSPTGEDNFFIASIDSNDVYAGVADGVGGWAERNYDSSAISRELCRAMDQLATATLVSSKNQKYSDVISPKDLMDVAFEKIQNDKIVEVGGTTSIVAHFQKNGTLNVANLGDSWCGVFRNYKLVFQTKFQTVGFNAPYQLSIIPKHLLEEARLKGTSYIRNTPADVDEYSFQLSQNDIVILATDGVTDNISTDDISLFLKDNSEKLSTSKELNAMTKDFVSKVVNLSKDPDYPSVFSQEYSRLTGRLYKGGKEDDITVVLVKVE
- the PPE1 gene encoding phosphoprotein phosphatase methylesterase 1 (similar to Saccharomyces cerevisiae PPE1 (YHR075C); ancestral locus Anc_5.358) — its product is MSQDLRRKLILKQLDKLNNNEEIPNSNLDTLGQLPSFPKKSISKEKQHTRNLKNDALQLPSWKDFFTKNEVVTLKDRNFQFNTYFTLPTSHKNNSVTYSENLTTSSSTADCTIPIYIFHHGAGSSGLSFANLAKEVYERSSGKCGCFSFDARGHGKTVPIDPTKPISYGREIFVQDFKSLITWFYQTQLIEIFSSKQNEKKHISLILVGHSLGGSICTFVHPSLDKMIRSHVLGVAMFDIVEEAAILALEKVDHFLKNTPNAFNSYEDAIGWYMKHKLSRTKTSAEIAVPSLFAPVEGDTSQVTRITNLKDFSPYWSTWFTDLSHSFVTLPTAKLLILAGDDRLDKELIIGQMQGKYQLVVFQDSGHFIQEDSPMKTALTLLEFWKRNDNTNVIIKSNWGSSTNKNQ